The following proteins come from a genomic window of Athalia rosae chromosome 1, iyAthRosa1.1, whole genome shotgun sequence:
- the LOC125499760 gene encoding uncharacterized protein LOC125499760, whose product MPISRVAIYKGRTDDSISLSSDDAIVGNMSPSPTPACATGICCGDTKTSREESPAKASEEQGAIENRASALLSLLPPPRRPPFAPCAAAYDTFFRGDRIYDSIAKAHSAHIINPTQVYGVAHTHVHKRPNLCVTNS is encoded by the exons ATGCCCATAAGCCGCGTGGCTATCTATAAAGGGCGAACGGATGATTCAATCAGTTTATCCAGTGATGATGCGATCGTAGGTAATATGTCGC CATCGCCCACGCCAGCTTGCGCAACGGGCATCTGTTGCGGCGATACGAAGACGTCGCGAGAAGAGTCGCCAGCCAAAGCCTCCGAGGAGCAAGGAGCCATCGAGAATCGAGCTTCGGCCCTCCTCTCCCTCCTACCGCCACCCCGAAGACCTCCGTTCGCCCCTTGCGCTGCTGCATACGACACTTTCTTCCGAGGTGATCGGATCTATGATTCGATTGCGAAAGCGCATTCCGCGCATATTATTAACCCGACCCAAGTATATGGTGTCGcccatacacacgtacacaaaCGACCGAATCTATGCGTAACTAATTCGTAA
- the LOC105691390 gene encoding uncharacterized protein LOC105691390 isoform X2, producing the protein MSYIQPENSNRVNSIKQKFESAPETKISPEHKCFALKPKESLCRTLSASPIAPRKNLTLQVTRQLSNPGRNIKRTPAFRGDKLSRTKNLNSPTKERTVSLVDKNVKLFEDNPEYGKIGNVKKKIQKDNTVEEFNMVYDDVDSVVRLDDFENKNLNLTKTLQDTVGYGKILSKGNDRLKDSRSQSLERSIDKQISDARMNECKDSVRTTVISRHKNISSLSGGNNHSRTTNEETRSGILSQYEYNKKNVSSLFKLDKFMKNGVEYTKVNKPKLKQIDDGKSPNQTYLHNFHDQKDELPDIREELSRRKCKLRKKVEQSSGDSKFELPRGLNQLSENFSEELFGNESDNCGQKTLDFVPVKDIILRNKSDDLSRKSSCINELQGMFGNKLTDTLKAALKAPLPAGPPPKKPPRTFAHSPISNRSPVDDYEEVDGFWQKKKVPSSEITCMSLEHEALDGRKEKIRSFLHDTSTQQLRINLEEKNRRMQTDSPTSDKPAAKSANRNGDINNDSEELEKVHSKLRRSSNLDSHLHGRKERNKSSPNFGDEVQNSGEYEPISAPVSKTDEQSTQISVSLSKLGISSQQTTETENSVVTIDSTLRPKRIFSPAHALNKTSSKDNSTSLHNTSYSPQKFKTSPVRSSSTTRSRSCKDSKEMLEKLEHVLTQHTKACGPKVIIPRTDKLDIAVTQDMKSETISRHKEIFQKRLSRTLEEAKKLGPLPDTPDSSPEKSRNLAFDCLPSLNCAGNSSIYEQIQNPDFKTYLTDDKTCGSLARTENIYSKSGIPLLPNSQFYLDNNNENATNFLSTDPYDTLIISPASKRLSTELTTFSDAKKQIKKEEPVYAEPFTFDQNFSTDISRLSETGTSSPRSERKFRSNKQEDSPKTLRKGAELHYMIEQLLDQAFGQPVMAGSETPTDSNTSSDTDSLASVTSITEETSTFGEKLQIFKDKEKISRSNKADLHRTQTDRRKNYLRRVSSKFTDRNHSGLSVNRGDNLFEACILVELNLSTRIPYVKDRYPIHVRTPAWIENFCFPDGLDWPPMESEQNLAYTFVLTDEKGNRRYGYCRRVKPEGAPVCLPLAYCLISKHRASGFYAKLLDELESRHGQPDIMKISFIERLYNSTMPQPGQALRIKTQVIDAVNEPIIEVAGSGTINNVASEKYMNSYGKISGTSMPKLIETMLDSERSKAEEDSSDGLTEFADEEYFMIRMDDHRLEEKDMSQLFDAVSTKVLLLLFSSLLLERKVVLISSKLSKLSSCVEALQSLLYPFSWPHPFIPFLPNIPEFSEILQAPSPFVIGILKQKNGFSIEVGPLEDGIVVDLDTSKVISAVGDESSILPSRLQKGLKSALQIVSNTEKSGIGFRNYSISEAFLRVFVETIAHCDSHIVSQQDGKIVFEKESFVKAAPSRGIQYFLEWFVETLMFNQFIQYRILRVEGVNLPATDQMKLFGLRLAEYKRAADRNGQIKKSSTKKKTFGDRFKDLTNFN; encoded by the exons ATGTCATACATCCAGCCCGAAAATTCGAACAGAGTGAAttcgataaaacaaaaattcgaatctgctCCAGAAACCAAAATTTCTCCAGAGCACAAATGTTTTGCCTTGAAACCAAAAGAATCTCTTTGCCGAACACTCAGTGCTTCCCCTATTGCGCCACGAAAAAATTTAACCCTGCAAGTCACCAGGCAACTTTCCAATCCTGGTAGAAATATCAAAAGAACTCCTGCATTTCGAGGGGATAAATTATCTCGCACAAAGAATTTGAATTCACCGACAAAAGAGAGGACTGTTTCTTTGGTTGACAAGAACGTCAAATTGTTTGAAGACAATCCTGAGTATGGAAAAATCGGCAatgttaaaaagaaaatacagaaGGATAACACAGTTGAAGAATTTAATATGGTTTATGACGATGTGGACTCAGTTGTCAGGCTTGATGactttgagaataaaaatttgaatctcaCAAAGACATTGCAGGATACTGTAGGGTATGGTAAAATATTATCCAAGGGAAATGATAGATTGAAAGACTCTCGAAGCCAGTCGCTCGAGCGTTCTATTGATAAACAAATATCCGATGcaagaatgaatgaatgtaaaGACTCAGTTAGAACAACTGTTATTTCAAggcataaaaatatatcatcatTGTCAGGTGGAAACAATCATTCCAGGACTACTAATGAAGAGACAAGGTCTGGAATTTTGAGCCAGTATgagtataataaaaagaatgtcAGCTCACTTTTCAAACTAgataaatttatgaaaaatggcGTTGAATACACCAAAGTTAATAAACctaaattaaaacaaattgATGATGGAAAATCTCCTAATCAAACATACCTCCATAATTTTCATGACCAGAAAGATGAACTTCCAGATATAAGAGAGGAGTTATCGAGGAGAAAATGTAAACTGCGCAAAAAGGTGGAACAATCTTCAGGAGactcaaaatttgaattaccTAGAGGACTTAATCAGCTTTCTGAAAACTTTTCTGAGGAACTATTTGGAAATGAATCAGACAACTGCGGCCAAAAAACACTTGACTTTGTTCCTGTGAAAGATATTATTCTAAGAAATAAAAGCGACGATTTATCAAGAAAGTCTTCCTGTATCAACGAATTGCAAGGTATGTTTGGTAATAAGCTAACAGACACATTAAAGGCAGCTTTGAAAGCTCCACTACCAGCTGGACCTCCGCCTAAAAAGCCACCAAGAACTTTTGCCCATAGCCCAATATCAAATCGTTCTCCTGTCGATGACTATGAAGAAGTGGATGGCttctggcaaaaaaaaaaagtgccaaGTAGTGAAATCACCTGCATGAGCTTGGAGCATGAAGCACTGGATggtcgaaaagagaaaattcgcAGTTTCTTACATGACACTAGCACTCAACAATTACGGATAAacttagaggaaaaaaacagaagaatgcAAACTGACAGTCCAACCTCAGACAAACCAGCAGCTAAGTCTGCAAACAGAAATGGAGACATTAATAATGACTCAGAAGAGCTGGAAAAAGTTCATAGCAAATTGCGTAGATCTTCAAATCTGGATAGCCATCTACATGGAAGAAAGGAGCGCAACAAAAGCTCACCAAATTTTGGCGATGAAGTACAGAATTCAGGTGAATATGAGCCTATTTCTGCCCCAGTGTCAAAGACTGATGAACAATCAACCCAAATTTCGGTGTCACTATCAAAACTTGGTATCAGTTCTCAACAAACAACAGAGACTGAAAACAGTGTTGTGACAATTGATTCTACCTTACGaccaaaaagaattttctcacCAGCCCATGCTTTAAACAAAACGTCTTCCAAAGACAACTCAACCTCACTGCATAATACTTCTTACTCTCCGCAAAAATTTAAAACGTCCCCAGTTAGGTCTTCTAGTACTACTAGATCCAGGTCATGCAAAGATTCTAAAGAgatgttggaaaaattggaaCACGTTTTGACACAGCATACAAAAGCTTGTGGTCCAAAAGTTATCATACCTCGTACGGATAAACTTGATATTGCTGTTACTCAAGACATGAAATCTGAGACTATATCTAGGCACAAagagatatttcaaaaaagaCTATCTCGAACTTTAgaagaggcaaaaaaattggGTCCACTTCCTGATACTCCAGATTCATCACCTGAGAAGAGCAGAAATTTGGCATTCGATTGCCTGCCTTCATTGAATTGCGCCGGAAATTCTAGTATCTATGAGCAGATACAAAATCCAGATTTTAAAACCTATTTAACGGATGATAAGACCTGCGGATCATTGGCTAgaactgaaaatatttacagTAAATCTGGCATCCCTCTTCTTCCGAATTCGCAATTCTATTTAGACAATAACAACGAAAAtgcgacaaattttttaagcACGGACCCATACGATACATTAATTATTAGCCCAGCGTCAAAAAGACTTTCGACCGAATTGACGACGTTTTCTGATGCGAAAAAGcagataaaaaaagaggagcCCGTTTATGCGGAACCTTTCACTTTCGACCAGAATTTTAGCACCGATATATCAAGACTGTCAGAAACGGGCACATCTTCACCTAGAAGTGAGAGGAAATTTCGTTCAAATAAACAAGAAGACAGTCCGAAGACTCTGCGGAAGGGCGCAGAATTGCATTATATG atAGAGCAGTTGTTAGATCAAGCATTTGGCCAGCCGGTAATGGCCGGATCGGAGACCCCAACAGATTCGAATACCTCATCTGATACCGACTCTTTAGCTTCCGTAACTTCGATAACCGAAGAAACCTCAACATTTGGCGAAAAGCTACAAATATTTAAagataaggaaaaaatatctcgATCAAATAAAGCTGACCTTCACAGAACGCAGACTGATAGAAGAAAGAACTATCTTAGACGGGTTTCATCTAAGTTCACCGATCGTAATCACAGTGGTCTTTCGGTGAACAGAGGGGACAACCTGTTTGAAGCCTGTATTCTTGTTGAATTAAATCTCAGTACAAGGATACCATACGTCAAGGATCGGTATCCAATACAT GTGAGAACCCCAGCgtggatagaaaatttttgttttcccgaTGGACTGGACTGGCCTCCTATGGAATCGGAGCAAAACTTGGCATATACCTTTGTTCTAACTGACGAGAAAGGAAATCGTCGGTATGGCTACTGCAGGCGGGTTAAGCCAGAAGGAGCACCTGTATGTTTACCTCTAGCGTACTGTTTGATCTCGAAACATCGAGCTAGTGGTTTTTATGCCAAACTCTTGGACGAACTGGAATCGAGACACGGTCAACCAGACATAATGAAAATAAGTTTCATCGAAAGACTCTACAATAGCACAATGCCACAGCCTGGTCAAGCACTGAGAATTAAAACACAGGTCATCGATGCCGTCAATGAACCAATCATCGAAGTCGCTGGCTCTGGAACTATTAACAACGTTgcaagtgaaaaatatatgaattcTTATGGGAAAATTTCGGGTACTTCGATGCCCAAGTTGATTGAGACAATGCTAGATTCAGAGAGATCAAAAGCTGAAGAAGATTCGTCCGACGGTTTAACGGAGTTCGCAGATGAGGAATACTTCATGATAAGAATGGATGATCACCGACTAGAAGAGAAGGATATGAGCCAATTATTCGATGCTGTCTCAACCAAAGTgctattattgttgttttcgAGCTTATTACTGGAACGAAAAGTTGTTTTGATCAGTAGCAAATTAAG TAAATTATCATCATGTGTGGAAGCCTTACAGAGTCTGCTGTATCCGTTTAGTTGGCCACATCCATTTATACCGTTTCTGCCAAATATTCCTGAATTTTCGGAGATCCTCCAAGCGCCATCGCCTTTTGTTATCGGAATcctaaaacagaaaaatggaTTCAGCATTGAAGTAGGGCCATTGGAAGAT ggtATCGTAGTTGACTTGGACACGTCAAAAGTAATTTCAGCTGTTGGAGACGAATCCTCGATTCTACCGTCCAGACTTCAAAAAGGCTTGAAGTCAGCTTTACAAATAGTATCGAATACCGAAAAATCTGGAATTGGTTTCCGAAACTATTCAATTTCTGAAGCATTTTTGAGAGTTTTCGTCGAGACGATCGCTCATTGCGATTCACACATTGTTTCGCAAcaagatggaaaaattgttttcgag AAAGAGTCATTTGTAAAAGCTGCACCATCCCGGGGCATCCAATACTTTCTAGAATGGTTCGTTGAGACACTGATGTTCAACCAATTCATACAGTATCGAATTCTGAGAGTAGAAGGAGTGAATTTGCCCGCAACAGATCAAATGAAGTTATTTGGGTTGAGGTTAGCAGAATACAAGAGAGCTGCTGACAGAAATgggcaaataaaaaagagttccaccaaaaaaaaaacttttg GTGATCGGTTTAAAGACTTGACTAATTTCAATTAA
- the LOC105691347 gene encoding cytochrome c oxidase assembly protein COX20, mitochondrial produces the protein MDEEDERAPLMLFGRDVTQIPCFRSSFMYGIGTGVFCGLATFMFTSRPRISSHAGVASFVSTTWIYWMYCRYEWAKRKLEAEQLQAVIEQYTERRGTPGDIAIPQETLPLVDA, from the coding sequence ATGGACGAAGAAGATGAACGAGCACCTCTGATGCTTTTCGGAAGAGATGTAACACAAATTCCATGCTTTAGAAGCAGTTTTATGTATGGAATTGGTACTGGTGTCTTCTGTGGGTTAGCGACGTTCATGTTTACCAGCAGGCCACGTATCTCCTCCCACGCAGGCGTGGCTAGCTTCGTTAGTACGACATGGATCTACTGGATGTATTGCAGATACGAATGGGCGAAGCGGAAATTGGAGGCAGAACAACTTCAAGCCGTAATAGAGCAGTACACCGAACGCCGAGGTACACCCGGTGATATCGCAATTCCGCAAGAGACATTGCCTTTGGTGGATGCTTGA
- the LOC105691390 gene encoding uncharacterized protein LOC105691390 isoform X1, translating to MSYIQPENSNRVNSIKQKFESAPETKISPEHKCFALKPKESLCRTLSASPIAPRKNLTLQVTRQLSNPGRNIKRTPAFRGDKLSRTKNLNSPTKERTVSLVDKNVKLFEDNPEYGKIGNVKKKIQKDNTVEEFNMVYDDVDSVVRLDDFENKNLNLTKTLQDTVGYGKILSKGNDRLKDSRSQSLERSIDKQISDARMNECKDSVRTTVISRHKNISSLSGGNNHSRTTNEETRSGILSQYEYNKKNVSSLFKLDKFMKNGVEYTKVNKPKLKQIDDGKSPNQTYLHNFHDQKDELPDIREELSRRKCKLRKKVEQSSGDSKFELPRGLNQLSENFSEELFGNESDNCGQKTLDFVPVKDIILRNKSDDLSRKSSCINELQGMFGNKLTDTLKAALKAPLPAGPPPKKPPRTFAHSPISNRSPVDDYEEVDGFWQKKKVPSSEITCMSLEHEALDGRKEKIRSFLHDTSTQQLRINLEEKNRRMQTDSPTSDKPAAKSANRNGDINNDSEELEKVHSKLRRSSNLDSHLHGRKERNKSSPNFGDEVQNSGEYEPISAPVSKTDEQSTQISVSLSKLGISSQQTTETENSVVTIDSTLRPKRIFSPAHALNKTSSKDNSTSLHNTSYSPQKFKTSPVRSSSTTRSRSCKDSKEMLEKLEHVLTQHTKACGPKVIIPRTDKLDIAVTQDMKSETISRHKEIFQKRLSRTLEEAKKLGPLPDTPDSSPEKSRNLAFDCLPSLNCAGNSSIYEQIQNPDFKTYLTDDKTCGSLARTENIYSKSGIPLLPNSQFYLDNNNENATNFLSTDPYDTLIISPASKRLSTELTTFSDAKKQIKKEEPVYAEPFTFDQNFSTDISRLSETGTSSPRSERKFRSNKQEDSPKTLRKGAELHYMCTPIPIAFIEANNNHIENELTIMNNRQENDPAKKSSLKSVLPLRPSPDKFDKTKIEQLLDQAFGQPVMAGSETPTDSNTSSDTDSLASVTSITEETSTFGEKLQIFKDKEKISRSNKADLHRTQTDRRKNYLRRVSSKFTDRNHSGLSVNRGDNLFEACILVELNLSTRIPYVKDRYPIHVRTPAWIENFCFPDGLDWPPMESEQNLAYTFVLTDEKGNRRYGYCRRVKPEGAPVCLPLAYCLISKHRASGFYAKLLDELESRHGQPDIMKISFIERLYNSTMPQPGQALRIKTQVIDAVNEPIIEVAGSGTINNVASEKYMNSYGKISGTSMPKLIETMLDSERSKAEEDSSDGLTEFADEEYFMIRMDDHRLEEKDMSQLFDAVSTKVLLLLFSSLLLERKVVLISSKLSKLSSCVEALQSLLYPFSWPHPFIPFLPNIPEFSEILQAPSPFVIGILKQKNGFSIEVGPLEDGIVVDLDTSKVISAVGDESSILPSRLQKGLKSALQIVSNTEKSGIGFRNYSISEAFLRVFVETIAHCDSHIVSQQDGKIVFEKESFVKAAPSRGIQYFLEWFVETLMFNQFIQYRILRVEGVNLPATDQMKLFGLRLAEYKRAADRNGQIKKSSTKKKTFGDRFKDLTNFN from the exons ATGTCATACATCCAGCCCGAAAATTCGAACAGAGTGAAttcgataaaacaaaaattcgaatctgctCCAGAAACCAAAATTTCTCCAGAGCACAAATGTTTTGCCTTGAAACCAAAAGAATCTCTTTGCCGAACACTCAGTGCTTCCCCTATTGCGCCACGAAAAAATTTAACCCTGCAAGTCACCAGGCAACTTTCCAATCCTGGTAGAAATATCAAAAGAACTCCTGCATTTCGAGGGGATAAATTATCTCGCACAAAGAATTTGAATTCACCGACAAAAGAGAGGACTGTTTCTTTGGTTGACAAGAACGTCAAATTGTTTGAAGACAATCCTGAGTATGGAAAAATCGGCAatgttaaaaagaaaatacagaaGGATAACACAGTTGAAGAATTTAATATGGTTTATGACGATGTGGACTCAGTTGTCAGGCTTGATGactttgagaataaaaatttgaatctcaCAAAGACATTGCAGGATACTGTAGGGTATGGTAAAATATTATCCAAGGGAAATGATAGATTGAAAGACTCTCGAAGCCAGTCGCTCGAGCGTTCTATTGATAAACAAATATCCGATGcaagaatgaatgaatgtaaaGACTCAGTTAGAACAACTGTTATTTCAAggcataaaaatatatcatcatTGTCAGGTGGAAACAATCATTCCAGGACTACTAATGAAGAGACAAGGTCTGGAATTTTGAGCCAGTATgagtataataaaaagaatgtcAGCTCACTTTTCAAACTAgataaatttatgaaaaatggcGTTGAATACACCAAAGTTAATAAACctaaattaaaacaaattgATGATGGAAAATCTCCTAATCAAACATACCTCCATAATTTTCATGACCAGAAAGATGAACTTCCAGATATAAGAGAGGAGTTATCGAGGAGAAAATGTAAACTGCGCAAAAAGGTGGAACAATCTTCAGGAGactcaaaatttgaattaccTAGAGGACTTAATCAGCTTTCTGAAAACTTTTCTGAGGAACTATTTGGAAATGAATCAGACAACTGCGGCCAAAAAACACTTGACTTTGTTCCTGTGAAAGATATTATTCTAAGAAATAAAAGCGACGATTTATCAAGAAAGTCTTCCTGTATCAACGAATTGCAAGGTATGTTTGGTAATAAGCTAACAGACACATTAAAGGCAGCTTTGAAAGCTCCACTACCAGCTGGACCTCCGCCTAAAAAGCCACCAAGAACTTTTGCCCATAGCCCAATATCAAATCGTTCTCCTGTCGATGACTATGAAGAAGTGGATGGCttctggcaaaaaaaaaaagtgccaaGTAGTGAAATCACCTGCATGAGCTTGGAGCATGAAGCACTGGATggtcgaaaagagaaaattcgcAGTTTCTTACATGACACTAGCACTCAACAATTACGGATAAacttagaggaaaaaaacagaagaatgcAAACTGACAGTCCAACCTCAGACAAACCAGCAGCTAAGTCTGCAAACAGAAATGGAGACATTAATAATGACTCAGAAGAGCTGGAAAAAGTTCATAGCAAATTGCGTAGATCTTCAAATCTGGATAGCCATCTACATGGAAGAAAGGAGCGCAACAAAAGCTCACCAAATTTTGGCGATGAAGTACAGAATTCAGGTGAATATGAGCCTATTTCTGCCCCAGTGTCAAAGACTGATGAACAATCAACCCAAATTTCGGTGTCACTATCAAAACTTGGTATCAGTTCTCAACAAACAACAGAGACTGAAAACAGTGTTGTGACAATTGATTCTACCTTACGaccaaaaagaattttctcacCAGCCCATGCTTTAAACAAAACGTCTTCCAAAGACAACTCAACCTCACTGCATAATACTTCTTACTCTCCGCAAAAATTTAAAACGTCCCCAGTTAGGTCTTCTAGTACTACTAGATCCAGGTCATGCAAAGATTCTAAAGAgatgttggaaaaattggaaCACGTTTTGACACAGCATACAAAAGCTTGTGGTCCAAAAGTTATCATACCTCGTACGGATAAACTTGATATTGCTGTTACTCAAGACATGAAATCTGAGACTATATCTAGGCACAAagagatatttcaaaaaagaCTATCTCGAACTTTAgaagaggcaaaaaaattggGTCCACTTCCTGATACTCCAGATTCATCACCTGAGAAGAGCAGAAATTTGGCATTCGATTGCCTGCCTTCATTGAATTGCGCCGGAAATTCTAGTATCTATGAGCAGATACAAAATCCAGATTTTAAAACCTATTTAACGGATGATAAGACCTGCGGATCATTGGCTAgaactgaaaatatttacagTAAATCTGGCATCCCTCTTCTTCCGAATTCGCAATTCTATTTAGACAATAACAACGAAAAtgcgacaaattttttaagcACGGACCCATACGATACATTAATTATTAGCCCAGCGTCAAAAAGACTTTCGACCGAATTGACGACGTTTTCTGATGCGAAAAAGcagataaaaaaagaggagcCCGTTTATGCGGAACCTTTCACTTTCGACCAGAATTTTAGCACCGATATATCAAGACTGTCAGAAACGGGCACATCTTCACCTAGAAGTGAGAGGAAATTTCGTTCAAATAAACAAGAAGACAGTCCGAAGACTCTGCGGAAGGGCGCAGAATTGCATTATATG TGTACTCCGATCCCAATCGCTTTCATAGAGGCCAACAATAACcatattgaaaatgaattgacAATCATGAACAATCGACAAGAAAATGATCCCGCTAAGAAATCATCGCTCAAGTCGGTGCTCCCGTTGCGTCCTTCGCCGGACAAGTTCGATAAAACTAAG atAGAGCAGTTGTTAGATCAAGCATTTGGCCAGCCGGTAATGGCCGGATCGGAGACCCCAACAGATTCGAATACCTCATCTGATACCGACTCTTTAGCTTCCGTAACTTCGATAACCGAAGAAACCTCAACATTTGGCGAAAAGCTACAAATATTTAAagataaggaaaaaatatctcgATCAAATAAAGCTGACCTTCACAGAACGCAGACTGATAGAAGAAAGAACTATCTTAGACGGGTTTCATCTAAGTTCACCGATCGTAATCACAGTGGTCTTTCGGTGAACAGAGGGGACAACCTGTTTGAAGCCTGTATTCTTGTTGAATTAAATCTCAGTACAAGGATACCATACGTCAAGGATCGGTATCCAATACAT GTGAGAACCCCAGCgtggatagaaaatttttgttttcccgaTGGACTGGACTGGCCTCCTATGGAATCGGAGCAAAACTTGGCATATACCTTTGTTCTAACTGACGAGAAAGGAAATCGTCGGTATGGCTACTGCAGGCGGGTTAAGCCAGAAGGAGCACCTGTATGTTTACCTCTAGCGTACTGTTTGATCTCGAAACATCGAGCTAGTGGTTTTTATGCCAAACTCTTGGACGAACTGGAATCGAGACACGGTCAACCAGACATAATGAAAATAAGTTTCATCGAAAGACTCTACAATAGCACAATGCCACAGCCTGGTCAAGCACTGAGAATTAAAACACAGGTCATCGATGCCGTCAATGAACCAATCATCGAAGTCGCTGGCTCTGGAACTATTAACAACGTTgcaagtgaaaaatatatgaattcTTATGGGAAAATTTCGGGTACTTCGATGCCCAAGTTGATTGAGACAATGCTAGATTCAGAGAGATCAAAAGCTGAAGAAGATTCGTCCGACGGTTTAACGGAGTTCGCAGATGAGGAATACTTCATGATAAGAATGGATGATCACCGACTAGAAGAGAAGGATATGAGCCAATTATTCGATGCTGTCTCAACCAAAGTgctattattgttgttttcgAGCTTATTACTGGAACGAAAAGTTGTTTTGATCAGTAGCAAATTAAG TAAATTATCATCATGTGTGGAAGCCTTACAGAGTCTGCTGTATCCGTTTAGTTGGCCACATCCATTTATACCGTTTCTGCCAAATATTCCTGAATTTTCGGAGATCCTCCAAGCGCCATCGCCTTTTGTTATCGGAATcctaaaacagaaaaatggaTTCAGCATTGAAGTAGGGCCATTGGAAGAT ggtATCGTAGTTGACTTGGACACGTCAAAAGTAATTTCAGCTGTTGGAGACGAATCCTCGATTCTACCGTCCAGACTTCAAAAAGGCTTGAAGTCAGCTTTACAAATAGTATCGAATACCGAAAAATCTGGAATTGGTTTCCGAAACTATTCAATTTCTGAAGCATTTTTGAGAGTTTTCGTCGAGACGATCGCTCATTGCGATTCACACATTGTTTCGCAAcaagatggaaaaattgttttcgag AAAGAGTCATTTGTAAAAGCTGCACCATCCCGGGGCATCCAATACTTTCTAGAATGGTTCGTTGAGACACTGATGTTCAACCAATTCATACAGTATCGAATTCTGAGAGTAGAAGGAGTGAATTTGCCCGCAACAGATCAAATGAAGTTATTTGGGTTGAGGTTAGCAGAATACAAGAGAGCTGCTGACAGAAATgggcaaataaaaaagagttccaccaaaaaaaaaacttttg GTGATCGGTTTAAAGACTTGACTAATTTCAATTAA